The following are encoded in a window of Kitasatospora fiedleri genomic DNA:
- a CDS encoding LacI family DNA-binding transcriptional regulator, which yields MSPTAQRPDALHPGAGGRATARPTLEEVAALAGVGRGTVSRVINGSPRVSAKAREAVQTAIAELGYVPNRAARTLVTSRTDSIALVVPEAETRLFSEPYFSDIISGVSAELAETDMQLLLILVRNQRERDRLSAYLTAQRVDGVLVVSVHRDDPLPGLLESLEIPSVLAGRRSDLEPLSYVHADNAGGARMAVRHLLRRGCTRVATLTGPLDMEVAQARLGGYRRALEEAGHAYDEELVGLADFTEEGGRVAMRELLDRRPELDGVFCASDVMAAGAMQVLRAAGRRIPDDVAVIGFDDSIVARHTDPPMTSVRQPIEEMGRTMARLLLDEIHERGRARRQVVLATELIVRDSA from the coding sequence ATGAGCCCGACCGCACAGCGCCCCGACGCGCTCCACCCGGGCGCCGGCGGCAGAGCCACCGCGCGCCCCACCCTGGAGGAGGTGGCCGCGCTGGCCGGCGTCGGCCGCGGCACCGTCTCCCGAGTGATCAACGGCTCCCCCCGGGTCAGCGCCAAGGCCCGCGAAGCCGTCCAGACCGCCATCGCCGAACTCGGCTACGTGCCCAACCGGGCCGCCCGCACCCTGGTCACCTCGCGCACCGACTCGATCGCGCTGGTCGTGCCCGAGGCCGAGACCAGGCTGTTCTCCGAGCCGTACTTCTCCGACATCATCAGCGGCGTCTCGGCCGAACTCGCCGAGACGGACATGCAGCTGCTGCTGATCCTGGTCCGCAACCAGCGCGAGCGGGACCGGCTCTCGGCCTACCTGACCGCCCAGCGCGTCGACGGCGTCCTGGTCGTCTCGGTGCACCGCGACGACCCGCTGCCCGGGCTGCTGGAGAGCCTGGAGATCCCCTCCGTGCTGGCCGGCCGCCGCAGCGACCTCGAACCGCTCAGCTACGTCCACGCCGACAACGCCGGCGGCGCCCGGATGGCCGTGCGCCACCTGCTCCGGCGCGGCTGCACCCGGGTGGCCACCCTCACCGGCCCGCTCGACATGGAGGTCGCCCAGGCCCGCCTCGGCGGCTACCGCCGGGCCCTGGAGGAGGCCGGCCACGCCTACGACGAGGAACTGGTCGGCCTGGCCGACTTCACCGAGGAGGGCGGCCGGGTCGCGATGCGCGAACTCCTGGACCGCAGGCCCGAGTTGGACGGCGTGTTCTGCGCCTCCGACGTGATGGCGGCCGGCGCGATGCAGGTGCTGCGGGCCGCCGGGCGACGGATCCCCGACGACGTCGCGGTGATCGGCTTCGACGACTCGATCGTGGCCCGGCACACCGACCCGCCGATGACCAGCGTCCGCCAGCCGATCGAGGAGATGGGCCGCACCATGGCCCGCCTGCTGCTCGACGAGATCCACGAACGCGGCCGGGCCCGGCGGCAGGTGGTGCTGGCGACCGAGCTGATCGTCCGCGACTCCGCCTGA
- a CDS encoding ABC transporter substrate-binding protein — protein MRTTSRPRRAAVAATAVLAASTLLLTACSSSSDKGGSTDANGKITLNVGDFGTFGYVEAGLYDEYMAAHPNITIKYDTVQDGQKYWDALTTHLASGSGLADIQAVEVGYIAQATNTLGDKFVDLGKAEGVNPANWLDWKSKQATTASGSLIGLGTDIGPMAICYRTDLFQQAGLPTDRAEVAKLWAGDWSKFVEAGKTYQAKAPAGTFFTDSASGLFNAALSAQPEQYSDASGKLVYKTSAGVKTAWDLAVAASQAKISAGLRQFQDPWNAAFANAKFATVVCPSWMTGIISKYSGDSGKGKWDVAAPPVASNWGGAFLTVPKAGKHTKEAAALAAWLTAPEQQAKVFTKVGNLPSTVGGLQQPAVQGAKQEYFNNAPTGQIFAAAAQSIKPAPIGEQDGNVKTIITDNGVLDIEEHGTDPAKAWANVSKLIDDKTSN, from the coding sequence ATGCGCACCACCTCCCGCCCCCGCAGAGCAGCCGTCGCCGCCACCGCCGTGCTCGCCGCGTCCACCCTGCTGCTCACGGCCTGCTCGTCGAGCTCGGACAAGGGCGGCTCCACCGACGCCAACGGGAAGATCACCCTCAACGTCGGCGACTTCGGCACCTTCGGCTACGTGGAGGCCGGCCTGTACGACGAGTACATGGCCGCGCACCCGAACATCACCATCAAGTACGACACGGTCCAGGACGGCCAGAAGTACTGGGACGCGCTGACCACCCACCTGGCCTCGGGCAGCGGCCTGGCCGACATCCAGGCGGTCGAGGTCGGCTACATCGCGCAGGCCACCAACACGCTGGGCGACAAGTTCGTCGACCTCGGCAAGGCCGAGGGCGTCAACCCGGCCAACTGGCTGGACTGGAAGTCGAAGCAGGCCACCACCGCGTCCGGCTCGCTGATCGGCCTGGGCACCGACATCGGCCCGATGGCGATCTGCTACCGCACCGACCTGTTCCAGCAGGCCGGCCTGCCGACCGACCGCGCGGAGGTCGCGAAGCTGTGGGCGGGCGACTGGTCCAAGTTCGTCGAGGCGGGCAAGACGTACCAGGCCAAGGCCCCGGCCGGCACCTTCTTCACCGACTCCGCCTCGGGCCTGTTCAACGCCGCGCTGTCGGCCCAGCCCGAGCAGTACTCGGACGCCTCCGGCAAGCTCGTCTACAAGACCAGCGCCGGCGTGAAGACCGCCTGGGACCTCGCGGTCGCCGCCTCGCAGGCGAAGATCAGCGCCGGTCTGCGCCAGTTCCAGGACCCGTGGAACGCCGCGTTCGCCAACGCCAAGTTCGCCACCGTGGTCTGCCCGTCCTGGATGACCGGCATCATCAGCAAGTACTCCGGCGACTCCGGCAAGGGCAAGTGGGACGTCGCCGCCCCGCCGGTCGCCTCCAACTGGGGCGGCGCGTTCCTGACCGTCCCGAAGGCCGGCAAGCACACCAAGGAGGCCGCGGCGCTCGCCGCCTGGCTGACCGCGCCGGAGCAGCAGGCCAAGGTCTTCACCAAGGTCGGCAACCTGCCCTCGACCGTCGGCGGCCTGCAGCAGCCCGCCGTCCAGGGCGCCAAGCAGGAGTACTTCAACAACGCGCCGACCGGCCAGATCTTCGCCGCCGCCGCGCAGTCCATCAAGCCGGCGCCGATCGGCGAGCAGGACGGCAACGTGAAGACGATCATCACCGACAACGGCGTCCTCGACATCGAGGAGCACGGCACCGACCCGGCCAAGGCCTGGGCGAACGTGTCCAAGCTGATCGACGACAAGACCAGCAACTGA